TGCATTACTTCAGCATCGCGGACACGTACTCATGTCTGCAGGTCACTCTATCGCCGTTCAGAACTTCAATGAAAATATTTCTGTTTTGATCATGTTGATGATCTACTCACTATTGATCTGGCTGGACCTACCCATTCAAATCGTGATCATTGGTTTTGGTGTAACCGTCAGCCTTATCATGTGGCTTGTGATCAAGCGCCATGCACGGAACCAAGCGGAATATGACTCCATGCATCTGATCGGTGAACACAAGCACTAAGCTGCTGAAGTTCATCAGCTGTTTTGCAATACTGACCTTGCTAATAAAAGACCTTGCCAAAGCATAGCTTTGTCTTTGGGTTTAGTCAGAACCTGATTCAAGTCAAATGAAACAATCACTGGAATCTCTTCATCATTACCAGTATTGATAGCCAAAATAGTTTCCCGTAATTGCGCTAATGACTCTCTCTCACCAGTAATTTTCTGAACAACAGAACCACCAAGAGCAATAGCCACAATGGGCGTATCAGAACAGGTTAATTTGCTTAATTCCTCATCTGGATTTTTCCAGGCCCATTGATTTTTAGCGAGCCCAAGAACGCGAATCATATTCTGAAACAGAAGTTGCGCATCACCTTGTGGCTCATTACCAAAAAACCACCAAATCCCCTGTGAAATGCTTGATGTTAATTGCTCATCACTGGTGGCGGTAGATGTGCTGGAGGCGGACACCTTCTCTGCGACGGGTTCAGACCCATCCCGAGATGTCCATTGGGTAATGCCCATTTCCTTTAGATAAATTGAATGCGTACTTGTCATGACTCAAGCTTAATCGATTTCGCCATTACTAGAGCATCTTCACGCTGACCAGTCTCAGAATTAACAGGATAGTAGTTCTTGCGCATGTCTATTTGTTCATATCCCAGTGTTTGATAAAGGGTGACCGCAGGTATATTGGTAGGACGAACCTCCAAGATGATGCGAGGAATTTTTTGTTGGGCCGAAACACCTTCAATGGCAGACATCATTCGCTTACCAATTCCAAGCTTGCATAATTTCGGCGAAACAGTTATATTTAAAAGATGTAATTCATCTACAGCAGGGAATAAGATGCAGTAAGCCCAGAGAGTCTTAGGGTCCAAATACGAACCAGTAACCACTTGATCAATCTGGGGGCGAACACAATAAGCCCAATGTCCAGCGGCTAAAGAATCAGAAAAATTTCCTTTAGTCCATGGGTGAATATGTGAGACTGATTCAATTTTTAAAACCTCATCCAAGTCTGCTGGTTGCATCGGTAGAAATGAAAGTTCAGCCTCGCTCCCCGACTCCAAGTGATCAGCCATTATTTAAATTCCTCTCAATACGCTCAGCAGTAGTTAAGACAACTTTATTGCGGACATATAGTGGCTCTAACTGCCTCACATTCATAACGAGACCTTCCTGTAAAGCCTGCTCCGCACACTCCAAGACCCCCACCAAAGCAGAAATTGAAATATCTCCATCTAACGAGCCATTAAATTTTGGCAAACGATCGCGATATACATTTACAGCGCTACCAGCCAACAATTGCACTCCTGCCAAGTCAATATCCTCCGGTCTGGAAAGAAGGATCGGGCTTACCCGTTTCGGCAGTTGATTGGGTTGTGTTTCATAAGTTGCCCAGTAAATCTCTTCCATTCGCGCATCAATGGCAATAACAAAGCATTGTGGACAAAGACTTTTAAATAACTCAGTCTGTGTTAATTGTGCGGCAATAGAATCCAAACTACAAACTGGTATTACCGGTATGTCATATGAGATAGCCAAACCTTGAACTGCTGCGACCCCTAACCTGACTCCAGTAAATGCGCCAGGACCAATACAAACAGCAATTGCATCGAGCCCTTTTAAAGATACCTTAGCATCGCCTAATAGCGAGTCAACCCAAGGCAATAGCAACTGGCTTGCGCCCGCTGATACAGCCTCATGCTTAAGTGAAGGCGGTTGATCGCCTAAAGATAAAGCCACCGAACACCATGCAGAAGAGGTGTCGATGGCTAATATGTTTGCCAATTGAAGACCTGTTTGGTGATTTACAAAACCAAATTATGAACTTAATCCAGCAATAACCTCTGGAGGGGTCTGAACCAACTCAATCAAGACGCCTTCGCCACTAGTCGGAAACCCATCATTCCCTTTAGGGTGAACAAAAGTAATGTTATAACCTGCCGCCCCCTTACGTATGCCCCCCTGGAGCAAAGCGTAAGCCATTAGCGGAGAGCCATTCAACAGCTTTCGGCAAATCATCCACCCATAAACCAATGTGATTTAGAGGCGTTTAATGAACAGCCGGCTTCTTTTCAATATCAAAAGGTTGCATGAGAGATCAACCTCAATCTCATGCGCACCAGAACCAATTGCACAAATATCCTCATTTACGTTTTCACGCTCAGAAACAAATGTGCTTTTGTATTCAAACCCCAGCATATCGACCCATAACTTCTTGAGTCGATCCTTGTTCTCGCCACCAATGGCGATTTGCTGAATACCTAAAATTTTGAATGGCTTAGAGCTTATAGTCATTAACCTTATTATTCGAAGCGAATGATCAATTGATCAACAGCCAAGCTGTCGCCCTCTTGGGCACAGATTTCAGCAACTACACCGTCTTTTGCATTGCAGACAGAGTATTCTCCATTTTCATTGCTTCAATCGATGCTAATTTCTGACCGGTAGTAACCGCCTAGCCCACCTTAACAGCTATCTTTGTGAGAAGACCAGGCATAGGAGACATTACCAATTTAGAAGTATCAGGCGGAAGCTTGACGGGCATGCGGCGTTGTAGTTCTGCTCCTAATGGGCTCAAAACCATGCACTCGTAATGCACACCGTCCAGAACTAAAACATACCTCACCCCCGCGGCGCTCAACTTGCGCCGTAACTTTATACGTACCATTGATAGTGGCATTCAAGCAAATTTGACCTGGTCTCCAATTGCTAACGATGTCATATCGACTAACGCCATCAGCCTCATCAATGTAGACAGAGTAAATGCCATCCTTTAATTCAACGCGAATAGGTACCTCGTACGGATCGTTCATTGAGCCCGTTTTTTTGCCAGTGACTATAACAAATTTCTTGTCAATAATCATTTTATGGCCAGCCAATTGACCATCAATCATTTGGATATGTTGGAGATAGCGATAACGCATAAATGCGGCTAAGGCTGCCAAACGTTTAGGATCAGCAGGCTGTACAGAATCCTTTTTAAAGCCTTCTGGGTACTCTTCAGCAATAAAGCCTGTCGTAAAGTCACCATTTACAAATCTTGGATGCTGAAGTAAAGCTGCCTGAAATGGGATGTTGGAATGAATTCCACGAATAACAAAGTCATTCAACGCAGCGCGCATCTTCTCTATAGCCTCTGCACGATCCTTGCCATGCACGATCAATTTTGCAATCATCGAGTCATAGAACATCGGAATTTCTCCACCCTCGTAGACGCCAGTATCCACACGTACGCCATTCACTGACTCTGGTGGGCGGTATTTAACAAGACGGCCTGTTGAAGGTAAGAAGTTACGGAATGGGTCATCCACATTAATACGGCACTCCATTGACCATCCATCCAATTTCACATCTTCCTGTTTGAATGCTAGCTTCTCGCCTGCAGCCACACGAATCATTTGTTCAACTAAATCAAGACCGGTAATGCTTTCGGTGACTGGATGCTCAACCTGCAATCGGGTATTCATCTCGAGGAAGTAGAACGACTTATCTTTACCCACTACAAACTCAACCGTGCCAGCGGATTGATAGTTCACCGCTTTAGCCAAGGTAACTGCTTGCTCACCCATTGCCTTACGAGTGGCAGGATCAATAAATGGCGAAGGCGCCTCTTCAATCACCTTTTGATGGCGACGTTGAATAGAGCAATCACGCTCATTGAGATAAACCACATTGCCATGAGAGTCACCTAGAACCTGAATTTCAATATGGCGCGGCCCTTCAAC
The nucleotide sequence above comes from Polynucleobacter necessarius. Encoded proteins:
- the rimI gene encoding ribosomal protein S18-alanine N-acetyltransferase, coding for MADHLESGSEAELSFLPMQPADLDEVLKIESVSHIHPWTKGNFSDSLAAGHWAYCVRPQIDQVVTGSYLDPKTLWAYCILFPAVDELHLLNITVSPKLCKLGIGKRMMSAIEGVSAQQKIPRIILEVRPTNIPAVTLYQTLGYEQIDMRKNYYPVNSETGQREDALVMAKSIKLES
- the tsaB gene encoding tRNA (adenosine(37)-N6)-threonylcarbamoyltransferase complex dimerization subunit type 1 TsaB, which produces MANILAIDTSSAWCSVALSLGDQPPSLKHEAVSAGASQLLLPWVDSLLGDAKVSLKGLDAIAVCIGPGAFTGVRLGVAAVQGLAISYDIPVIPVCSLDSIAAQLTQTELFKSLCPQCFVIAIDARMEEIYWATYETQPNQLPKRVSPILLSRPEDIDLAGVQLLAGSAVNVYRDRLPKFNGSLDGDISISALVGVLECAEQALQEGLVMNVRQLEPLYVRNKVVLTTAERIERNLNNG
- a CDS encoding DNA polymerase III subunit psi, encoding MTSTHSIYLKEMGITQWTSRDGSEPVAEKVSASSTSTATSDEQLTSSISQGIWWFFGNEPQGDAQLLFQNMIRVLGLAKNQWAWKNPDEELSKLTCSDTPIVAIALGGSVVQKITGERESLAQLRETILAINTGNDEEIPVIVSFDLNQVLTKPKDKAMLWQGLLLARSVLQNS